A window of Juglans regia cultivar Chandler chromosome 7, Walnut 2.0, whole genome shotgun sequence contains these coding sequences:
- the LOC109007185 gene encoding uncharacterized protein LOC109007185 — MAFVSFVGRVLFASVFILSAYQEFNDFGVDGGPAAKYLGPKFNVLSNHISSQTGLQLPEVQIKHLVAAAMVLKGLGGLLFIFGNSLGAFLLLLHQAIATPILYDFYNYDVEKKEYTQLFLKFTQNLALLGALLFFIGMKNSMPRRQLRKKAPKSKTV; from the exons ATGGCCTTCGTCTCGTTCGTCGGGAGAGTCCTCTTCGCCTCCGTTTTCATTCTCTCTGCTTATCAAGA GTTCAATGATTTTGGTGTTGATGGTGGACCTGCAGCAAAGTATCTGGGACCAAAATTCAATGTTTTGTCAAATCACATATCATCTCAGACTGGGTTGCAACTGCCAGAAGTTCAA ATTAAACATTTAGTCGCTGCTGCAATGGTATTGAAGGGCTTGGGGGGtcttcttttcatctttggCAACTCTCTTGGAGCTTTTCTTCTG CTTCTGCATCAGGCAATCGCTACTCCAATATTGTACGACTTCTATAACTATGATGTTGAGAAGAAAGAATATACCCAACTCTTTCTGAAGTTTACACAG AATTTGGCATTGTTGGGAGCATTGCTCTTCTTCATTGGAATGAAGAACTCAATGCCAAGGAGACAACTGAGGAAAAAGGCTCCCAAATCCAAAACAGTGTGA
- the LOC109007194 gene encoding uncharacterized protein At4g14450, chloroplastic-like, producing the protein MADSQRSKSSACVANRRQKSRLQRRAPASLQISTPASTWNVAIPLLSPLAASPTSPKLVTDRTVDMRSREESRQQCAEPEKLVSFKKWQHPAAPFCYEPAPRVRPFVPV; encoded by the coding sequence ATGGCCGATTCACAGAGAAGTAAATCCAGCGCCTGCGTAGCAAACCGGCGGCAGAAAAGCCGCTTGCAACGGAGAGCACCGGCGTCCTTGCAGATCAGCACTCCCGCTTCGACTTGGAACGTGGCCATCCCGCTCTTGTCGCCACTTGCTGCGTCGCCGACTTCGCCGAAGTTGGTCACTGATCGGACGGTAGATATGAGGTCGAGGGAGGAGTCGAGGCAGCAGTGCGCGGAGCCGGAGAAACTGGTGTCGTTCAAGAAGTGGCAGCACCCGGCGGCTCCCTTCTGCTACGAGCCGGCTCCGCGTGTCCGGCCGTTTGTACCCGTGTAG